From Paenibacillus sp. PL2-23:
GTACGCTTCATAGATTGATTTTGTATGTGTGTTTGGGAAGTGGGATTATTATTTTGTAGTCAAAATAGATGAAGTAGAAGCATAGTGGTTGTTTTCACACCATTTTCCTTCAATAATTAGAAGCTGGTAGAACCCCACTCTGGTTTAACGACAGATTAGGTTCAATAAAACTGGGTAGGTAAGAATGTTAGCGGGTCCAGAAAACTGCCTTTTATAATACTCAGGAGGCTGAGAATAAGGTTCTCAGCCCCCTTTAGAGGAGGGTCTAAAGAAAGATTGAAATTTAATCGCTATACTGTGCTAATTTGCTTAATGACAATAGTAGCATTAGTATCATTTTGCAGGTTTGTTTGATTACTATCCACGTTCACGAGTTGAAGCGTAACAGGAGCAGATGTGACTAATACGATAATTTCACCTGATACGGGCCCGCCACCTTGACCTGTGAAAGGCAGAGATGTGGTTGCTATACCATCTACCTCCAGATCAAACCCCATTGCGTTGCCTGAATTATGAATCGTGAAATTAACCTCGTAATACCCGTTCTCCAGAATTGTGAACGTATCATCTGGTGGAGTGAATGTTGCGAATGCTGTTCCGACCGAGAATCCGTCCGTGTAACCGATAGCTGTTTGTGTAGGGATGGAGTCGGTGCCAGGACCAGCGAATTCTCTCCAAGCTGTAACGAAGCTGTCGAGTTCCCCGGCAGGTCCTGTTGGACCAGTAGGTCCAGTAGCGCCGTCTGAACCGGTCGCTCCAGTTGCCCCATCGGCACCAGTCGCCCCCGTAGCCCCATCCGCGCCCGTCGGTCCTGTGGGTCCTGTTGGACCAGTCGCACCGTCCGCGCCGGTCGCGCCAGTTGCTCCGTCAGCCCCCGTAGCACCGGTAGCACCATCAGCGCCTGTCGGTCCTGTGGGTCCTGTTGGACCAGTCGCCCCGTCCGCGCCGGTCGCGCCAGTTGCTCCGTCAGCCCCCGTAGCACCGGTAGCACCATCAGCGCCAGTTGGTCCTGTGGGTCCTGTTGGACCAGTCGCCCCATCCGCGCCCGTCGGTCCTGTGGGTCCTGTTGGACCAGTCGCCCCGTCCGCGCCGGTCGCGCCAGTTGCTCCGTCAGCCCCCGTAGCACCGGTAGCACCATCAGCGCCAGTTGGTCCTGTGGGTCCTGTTGGACCAGTCGCCCCATCCGCGCCCGTCGGTCCTGTGGGTCCTGTTGGACCAGTCGCCCCGTCCGCGCCGGTCGCGCCAGTTGCTCCGTCAGCCCCCGTAGCACCGGTAGCACCATCAGCGCCAGTTGGTCCTGTGGGTCCTGTTGGACCAGTCGCCCCATCCGCGCCCGTCGGTCCTGTGGGTCCTGTTGGACCAGTCGCCCCATCCGCGCCCGTCGGTCCTGTGGGTCCTGTTGGACCAGTCGCCCCGTCCGCGCCGGTCGCGCCAGTTGCTCCGTCAGCCCCCGTAGCACCGGTAGCACCATCAGCGCCTGTCGGTCCTGTGGGTCCTGTTGGACCCGTCGCACCGTCCGCGCCGGTCGCGCCAGTTGCTCCGTCAGCCCCCGTAGCACCATCCGCGCCCGTCGGTCCTGTTGGACCAGTAGGTCCAGTTGCGCCGTCTGCACCGGTAGCGCCAGTCGCCCCATCGGCACCTGTCGCCCCCGTAGCACCATCAGCGCCAGTTGGTCCTGTGGGTCCTGTTGGACCAGTCGCCCCATCCGCGCCCGTCGGTCCTGTTGGACCGGTAGGTCCAGTAGCGCCGTCTGCGCCGGTCGCGCCAGTTGTTCCGTCAGCCCCCGTAGCACCGGTAGCCCCATCAGCGCCCGTCGGTCCTGTTGGACCAGTAGGTCCAGTAGCGCCGTCTGCACCGGTCGCGCCAGTCGCCCCATCGGCACCTGTCGCCCCCGTAGCACCATCCGCGCCAGTTGGTCCTGTGGGTCCTGTTGGACCAGTCGCCCCGTCCGCGCCGGTCGCGCCAGTAGCTCCGTCAGCCCCCGTAGCACCGGTAGCACCATCAGCGCCTGTCGGTCCTGTGGGTCCTGTTGGACCAGTAGCGCCGTCCGCGCCGGTCGCGCCAGTAGCTCCGTCAGCCCCCGTAGCACCGGTAGCACCATCAGCGCCCGTCGGTCCTGTGGGTCCTGTTGGACCAGTCGCCCCGTCCGCACCAGTCGCTCCAGTTGCCCCATCGGCTCCAGTCGCCCCCGTAGCACCATCAGCGCCCGTCGGTCCTGTGGGTCCTGTTGGACCAGTCGCCCCGTCCGCACCAGTCGCTCCAGTTGCCCCATCGGCTCCAGTCGCCCCCGTAGCACCATCAGCGCCCGTCGGTCCTGTTGGACCAGTAGGTCCAGTAGCACCGTCTGCACCGGTCGCTCCTGTTGCCCCATCGGCACCAGTAGCCCCCGTAGCACCATCAGCGCCCGTCGGTCCTGTTGGACCGGTAGGTCCAGTAGCGCCGTCTACACCTGTCGCGCCAGTCGCCCCATCGGCACCAGTCGCCCCCGTAGCACCATCCGCGCCTGTCGGTCCTGTTGGACCAGTAGGTCCAGTAGCGCCGTCTACACCGGTCGCTCCAGTTGCTCCGTTAGAGCCCGTTGCGCCAGTCGCACCATCTGCACCAGTCGGTCCTGTTGGTCCAGTCGCACCGGTAGCCCCAGTAGACCCGTCATTTCCAGTTGAGCCCGTTGCACCAGTCGCACCAGTCGCTCCAGTGGAGCCTGTAGTACCAGTCGCACCAGTCGCTCCAGTGGAGCCTGTAGTACCAGTCGCACCAGTCGCTCCGGTGGAGCCTGTAGTACCAGTCGCACCAGTCGCTCCGGTGGAGCCAGTCGTACCTGTTGCACCTTTAGGTCCAGGAGGCCCTTCGGGTCCACGTTTGCCTTTCTCGCCTTCCTTGCCACGAGGTCCCGTCGCTCCAGTAGGTCCCGTCGGTCCTGTCGATCCCGTCGGTCCTGGTATAGGCTGCGGAGCTTCAAGACGTACATTGGCTGGACAATCTGTTACGACAATGTCAATCGTGTCAGAAGAAAAATTTAAGTTTTGGCCCAAAGCGACTGTTGCCTCGCCTACTGGACCCGTTACTGTAAAAAGTTTTCGTTTGCATAATTTTTTTGTGTGGCCGTTGATCACTGAACGTTTTCCGCTTTTGGATACTACAGCTGTTGGACGTTTCTTCGCAGTGAGCTTCTTATTAATTAGTTTGATGGTATTCTTTTTGTGTTTAGAAGAATCCAGGTTCATGCACCTCCTCTGAGATTGGTTTATAGTACGATTGATAGTTTGCAAATGTATGTACGTTCAGGAAGTGATAGCAATTTTATTGTTCTGAAATGGAAAAATGTGCTCTTATAAGGGGTTGTGAGAATGTTGTATTACTCAAGCGTTAAGGCTGTGCCGTCCTTGAGCGGAGCAGCATACGGTTGGCGTTGAAATATAAGCCCAGTATAGAGAAAACTTATAGTTTCTTATATCTTCAAAAAGACCTTGTTCGCTATATGGAGCGAGCAAGGTCTTAAGAGTTTCATGCTGATTGATTTCAATTAGGTTAATTGGTTAATAGACCAGCAGATCCCGCTGCCTGCTCCGCCCAAATCCAAAGCTGCAGTTAACCCGTCTGCTTCATAAAACAGTCCGATAGTTTCGCCAGCAGTCAGCTCTACTTCACCAGCCAAAGTAACAGTTCCATTACCGAGAATTGTCCGAAGCGTTAACACCAATGCCACGTTCACATTAAGAACAGGGAAAAGGCCTGTAATTAAGTCGGTGGCGTCGGAAGTTCTGCGAACGACAATGGCAGGATTAATGTCCGGTCCTAGGCTTACGCTGGCTGCCGCTGTTGTTGTATAACCAACTGTAGCGCTAATTAAATATCTGCCTGTTTGCGGAACTGTATAGACACCAGTAACGGGATCAAAGCTGCTGTCTCCGAAGTAAGGGTCGGCTACGGACCAGTCAGTAATTTGCTGGGTTGCTGCGACTTCAGCAGCAGTCGTGAATGCGGAGAAGCCTTCGGTTGTTAAGACGGGCCCAGTTGCGCCAGTCGGTCCCATCGATCCCATCGGTCCAGCAGGCCC
This genomic window contains:
- a CDS encoding beta strand repeat-containing protein; this translates as MGQNLNFSSDTIDIVVTDCPANVRLEAPQPIPGPTGSTGPTGPTGATGPRGKEGEKGKRGPEGPPGPKGATGTTGSTGATGATGTTGSTGATGATGTTGSTGATGATGTTGSTGATGATGATGSTGNDGSTGATGATGPTGPTGADGATGATGSNGATGATGVDGATGPTGPTGPTGADGATGATGADGATGATGVDGATGPTGPTGPTGADGATGATGADGATGATGADGATGPTGPTGPTGADGATGATGADGATGATGADGATGPTGPTGPTGADGATGATGADGATGATGADGATGPTGPTGPTGADGATGATGADGATGATGADGATGPTGPTGPTGADGATGATGADGATGATGADGATGPTGPTGPTGADGATGATGADGATGATGADGATGPTGPTGPTGADGATGATGADGTTGATGADGATGPTGPTGPTGADGATGPTGPTGPTGADGATGATGADGATGATGADGATGPTGPTGPTGADGATGADGATGATGADGATGPTGPTGPTGADGATGATGADGATGATGADGATGPTGPTGPTGADGATGPTGPTGPTGADGATGPTGPTGPTGADGATGATGADGATGATGADGATGPTGPTGPTGADGATGPTGPTGPTGADGATGATGADGATGATGADGATGPTGPTGPTGADGATGPTGPTGPTGADGATGATGADGATGATGADGATGPTGPTGPTGADGATGATGADGATGATGADGATGPTGPTGPTGADGATGATGADGATGATGSDGATGPTGPTGPAGELDSFVTAWREFAGPGTDSIPTQTAIGYTDGFSVGTAFATFTPPDDTFTILENGYYEVNFTIHNSGNAMGFDLEVDGIATTSLPFTGQGGGPVSGEIIVLVTSAPVTLQLVNVDSNQTNLQNDTNATIVIKQISTV